Proteins encoded in a region of the Aptenodytes patagonicus chromosome Z, bAptPat1.pri.cur, whole genome shotgun sequence genome:
- the LOC143172369 gene encoding cysteine dioxygenase type 1-like isoform X2 gives MILCWGEGHGSSIHDHTDSHCFMKILQGNLKETLFEWPEKKGNGEMTKKSERVLRENQCAYINDSIGLHRVENISHTESAVSLHLYSPPFDSCNTFDQRTGHKHKVKMTFYSQFGERTLCATAVPQENN, from the exons CAGCATCCATGATCACACTGACTCACACTGCTTCATGAAGATCCTCCAGGGAAATCTAAAGGAGACTCTGTTTGAATGGCCTGAGAAAAAAGGGAATGGTGAAATGACTAAGAAATCAGAACGAGTTTTGAGAGAAAATCAATGTGCCTACATTAATG ACTCCATTGGCCTGCACCGTGTGGAGAACATAAGCCACACAGAGTCTGCTGTTAGCCTGCATTTGTACAGCCCACCCTTCGACAGCTGTAACACCTTTGATCAGAGGACTGGACACAAGCACAAAGTGAAGATGACCTTCTACAGCCAGTTTGGAGAAAGGACTCTCTGC GCAACAGCAGTGCCGCAGGAGAACAACTGA